The DNA segment ATCAATTCCATTACGAGATTTCTTGTCAAATTCACTCATTATGGATTCAAATTCTACCACTTCTTGTTTAAGCTAACAACCACTTCTTGTTTAAGCTAACAACCACTTCTAGTTTATATTTCACATTTGCACATCCACAAAGGTATCGCAAGTCTTACATGGCATAAACAAATCTTCTCAACGGTTCTTGTGTTAACAGTAGAAAATTTGCCTGCATGATAATAGTAAAGATGGATTTACCTGTAAGGAACCTGCAATGCAGTTCTGAAACCCGATTTCTCATACAATTCTCCATAAACTTCAAGATCTTCCTCACTAAACCAATGAGGCAGAGGATCCGATGGCTCCACCAAGTCCATGATCTCCTGGTTTTCACCGGCTGTCGGAATTTCACTCTTGGAAAAGAGGATATACACATTCCTAACCACCGTTTTCGCATCCAGTCGACCAAAATCAGCTTCGGCACGCCCAGGTTCCTGCGAGAAATCAGAAAAGATAACGTTAAGATAAAGTTGGCCAAAACCATATATGTTGAAAAGAATAGGTTGAAAACCCCTTCAGATTCTAAAAAATGAAGCTTACACCCTCATATCACACTTGTATGTAAAGCTAGATGGCCTTAGAGAACTATATTTGAACACCAATTACGTGGATCCGAAAACTCCCTTTCTCCTACCATAAGAATACTTATGATTATGAGTTTTAAATTTCATCTAGAACTCCATATACAAGTAATCAAAATACTTGTTTTAGATGGGAGTTTTCAGCCTTAATCTTGTTTCTCATATATAATGCAATCAATCCTGTAAGAaacgtcaaaattttgattccCGAAGTTAGAAGTCTGgcatatatatatcaataaaaGTATTAAACAACCTGCCATCTTAAAATATAACATCCCACAGGTAGAGCCTGGAAATATGTTGGGGGCCGCGGCAGCGTAAACGGCGCGCCCAAGGTCACAAACCCAGAAACCCTTTCTCGGTGGAGTAGGTAAAAGAGTGATACCACGGAAACTCCAAAATCTTTACCAATCAGAAACACCTGACATGATCAATTGAATACAACAAATTCAGACAACAATTTCCTAAAGTTGAAACCTGATCATGTGTCACTACATCGTACCTTGGAGATCGCAAGGGCATCCAGAAGGGCAAGGAGGTCGGCCAAAAGGTCCAAGAAAGTGGCCTTTTCGGGTTCCGGCGGCGGGTCGGACAACCCGTATCCTCTGTAATCGAAAGAAACGGCTCGGAACCCAGCCCTGGCGACGGCGATCATCTGGTGGCGCCACGAGTACCATATTTCAGGAAACCCGTGCAAGAAAACCACGGCCGGGGAGGAAGAGCTCCCGATTTCCGCCACGTGGAGCTTCAGCCCATTGACTAGTACTTGCTCGTGCTTTATTTCTTCCATTATTATCGCCTATACATGCAGTGGCAGGTTTAAATAGTATTATGTGAACAGAGGAAAACTTGAGTAGTTTGGAACTTGGAGCCGTCAGCTGAAAGAAATTGTGGACGCTGAGGCGACTTTTTATTAACACGTGCATGCCGAGTCAATGCTAAGttatattgattttaagtttgatttttaattatttttttcattttatagaTAGTTTATTAATTATCATAATAACTAATTAGTGGCAACGGTAAGTTGAGAAAAACGTGGTTAAAACCAGTAATTGGTGGatcaaattaataatatttaatatttaaagtaggatgttttaattaaataagttaTCTTGATTAATGATCAATTATCAATTAGAAGAGCAAATAACCGAAAATTTATGAACAATATTTATCCGAAAATTTATAAACAATATTGATTTTTGATGGtttaatgattaatgatttttttatgttataaataactgaaaatttataaaaaatatttaactaaaaatttataaacaatattgattttttatgatttaatgattaatgaTCTTTGATGTTATAAATAACTGAAAAtttataaacaatatttaaccGAGAATTTATAAACAATATAGATTTTTGATGTTTTAATGACC comes from the Henckelia pumila isolate YLH828 chromosome 1, ASM3356847v2, whole genome shotgun sequence genome and includes:
- the LOC140875195 gene encoding epoxide hydrolase 2-like; protein product: MEEIKHEQVLVNGLKLHVAEIGSSSSPAVVFLHGFPEIWYSWRHQMIAVARAGFRAVSFDYRGYGLSDPPPEPEKATFLDLLADLLALLDALAISKVFLIGKDFGVSVVSLFYLLHRERVSGFVTLGAPFTLPRPPTYFQALPVGCYILRWQEPGRAEADFGRLDAKTVVRNVYILFSKSEIPTAGENQEIMDLVEPSDPLPHWFSEEDLEVYGELYEKSGFRTALQVPYRSSGLQLDIPDPNVEVPALLIMGEKDYVFEFPGIGDYIKSGMVKTFVPRLEIVYLPEGTHFVQEQSPDEVNELIVNFLKSHV